A genomic segment from Aspergillus chevalieri M1 DNA, chromosome 7, nearly complete sequence encodes:
- a CDS encoding A4/G1 family peptidase (COG:S;~EggNog:ENOG410Q2YD;~InterPro:IPR038656,IPR000250,IPR013320;~MEROPS:MER0001321;~PFAM:PF01828;~SECRETED:SignalP(1-19);~go_function: GO:0004190 - aspartic-type endopeptidase activity [Evidence IEA];~go_process: GO:0006508 - proteolysis [Evidence IEA]), with product MKFLSTFVTTALLVGSTLAAPRTLKERVQARTSSRQSNPNQRLATTDADQRALTDIQYSNNWAGAVYEQPPPEGSWSYVSGTFTVPEPKAVGEVKEGSVTAGSAWVGIDGDTYGAAILQTGVDFYVEADGNVHYDAWYEWYPDYAYDFQLKFKPGDVVNLVVEAYSSSWGYVQIENLSTGETATQILRAPSEKAVLAGENAEWIVEDFQSGGELVNLVDFGTVMFTEAQAQAGHKVYGVKDASIIELKQGDNVITETTIISDEEFNVKYTG from the coding sequence ATGAAGTTTCTGAGCACCTTCGTTACCACCGCGCTCCTCGTGGGCAGCACCCTAGCTGCTCCACGCACCCTCAAAGAACGCGTGCAAGCCCGCACATCCTCCCGCCAATCAAACCCCAACCAGCGCCTCGCCACCACCGACGCCGACCAAAGAGCCTTAACTGACATCCAATACAGCAACAACTGGGCCGGCGCCGTCTACGAACAACCACCCCCGGAGGGCTCCTGGTCCTACGTCTCAGGCACCTTCACAGTCCCGGAACCAAAAGCCGTCGGCGAGGTGAAAGAAGGTAGCGTCACTGCGGGATCCGCGTGGGTCGGAATTGACGGCGATACCTACGGCGCAGCGATCTTGCAGACGGGCGTGGACTTTTATGTCGAGGCGGATGGGAATGTGCATTATGATGCGTGGTACGAGTGGTACCCGGATTACGCGTACGATTTCCAACTGAAGTTCAAGCCGGGTGATGTGGTGAATCTCGTCGTTGAGGCGTACTCGTCTAGCTGGGGTTATGTGCAAATCGAGAATCTATCGACCGGCGAAACGGCAACGCAAATCCTTAGGGCACCGTCGGAAAAGGCCGTGCTGGCTGGTGAGAATGCGGAATGGATCGTCGAAGACTTCCAGTCTGGCGGCGAGCTGGTGAACCTGGTTGATTTCGGCACTGTTATGTTCACAGAGGCGCAGGCGCAGGCTGGCCACAAGGTGTACGGGGTCAAGGACGCGTCGATTATCGAGCTGAAGCAGGGCGACAATGTGATTACCGAGACGACGATCATCAGTGACGAGGAGTTCAATGTGAAGTACACGGGCtag
- a CDS encoding response regulator (COG:T;~EggNog:ENOG410PZII;~InterPro:IPR001789,IPR011006;~go_process: GO:0000160 - phosphorelay signal transduction system [Evidence IEA]), with the protein MLVLQIDNNPAMQKLLPKMLSKHNIAHIPVQNPRDALAYLSNPHNLRPNIIFLKMQIPVMSSQEFIHVLRTKPPFANDPLLRATPVIGMDSGYSFRPRREKHINEWGVDDAIPRPMKAKALQDVLLYWSRREVVPNQGPGDDVSIQPVWGPFPLRGYTGPRSLL; encoded by the exons ATGCTCGTCCTCCAAATCGACAATAA CCCCGCAATGCAAAAACTCCTCCCCAAAATGCTCTCCAAGCACAACATCGCCCACATCCCCGTGCAAAACCCCCGCGACGCCCTAGCCTACCTCTCCAACCCGCATAATCTGCGGCCGAACATAATCTTTCTAAAA ATGCAAATACCAGTGATGTCTTCACAAGAGTTCATCCATGTCCTCCGCACCAAGCCTCCCTTCGCGAATGATCCGCTCCTGCGCGCAACGCCGGTGATAGGCATGGATTCGGGATATAGTTTCCGGCCTCGTCGCGAGAAGCATATCAACGAGTGGGGGGTTGATGATGCGATTCCACGgccgatgaaggctaaggcGTTGCAGGATGTATTGTTGTATTGGTCGAGGAGGGAGGTGGTTCCGAATCAGGGTCCTGGTGATGATGTCAGTATTCAGCCGGTTTGGGGGCCATTTCCTTTACGGGGGTATACGGGGCCGAGGTCGCTGCTTTAA
- a CDS encoding uncharacterized protein (COG:G;~EggNog:ENOG410PHMI;~InterPro:IPR020846,IPR011701,IPR036259;~PFAM:PF07690;~TransMembrane:8 (i208-230o236-257i311-330o350-371i391-411o417-437i449-470o490-511i);~go_function: GO:0022857 - transmembrane transporter activity [Evidence IEA];~go_process: GO:0055085 - transmembrane transport [Evidence IEA]), with translation MSIDPADPSPLEKDTTDDKKEQFAPRNSLPTSDTGQPSASHAEDPEQADRETLKEIHRGGKRELLEDDCYDKLGFCFPWYKKWAILSVIFAVQMSMNFNTGVYANAVTGITEEFGISAQAARVGQMIFLVAYAFGCELWAPWSEEFGRWPIMQLSLFLVNIWQIPCAVAPNFGTIVVCRFLGGISSAGGSVTLGMTADMWEANDQGYAVAYVVLSSVGGSTIGPFFGGIIGEYLSWHWVFWVQLIFGGFTQALHFLIPETRATILIDREARRRRKNGEDVWGPNELKEPRLEAKDVLRIWRRPFEMFLREPIVLFLSLLSGFSDALIFVFTESFTLVFTQWDFSTLAVGMSFGSILIGYLIAYFIFLPDIWRQQHIRQSEGSGSRLAERRLLLLLFICPLEPIGLLGFAWTTMGPEYSPWIAPCIFACLIAMANYAIYMATIDYMVAAYGPYSASATGGNGFARDFLAGIATMYSTPMYENIGDRLHLQWASTLLGCIGVLVMIPIYVFYWKGPAIRARSKFAQTLEADRQQHQGRRSSYHKGY, from the coding sequence ATGTCTATCGATCCCGCCGACCCGAGTCCGCTCGAGAAAGACACGACCGATGATAAAAAGGAACAATTCGCACCGCGAAACTCCCTCCCGACTAGCGACACCGGCCAACCATCGGCATCTCATGCAGAAGACCCCGAACAGGCTGATAGAGAGACATTGAAGGAAATACATCGAGGCGGAAAGCGTGAACTCCTCGAAGATGACTGCTACGATAAGCTTGGCTTCTGTTTCCCTTGGTATAAGAAGTGGGCTATTCTATCCGTCATCTTTGCCGTGCAGATGTCGATGAATTTCAACACCGGTGTATACGCGAATGCCGTTACAGGGATAACAGAGGAATTCGGGATAAGTGCCCAGGCAGCGCGGGTAGGACAGATGATTTTCCTTGTAGCGTATGCATTCGGCTGTGAGCTTTGGGCGCCGTGGAGTGAGGAATTCGGTCGGTGGCCGATAATGCAGCTTAGTCTTTTTCTCGTGAATATCTGGCAGATCCCTTGCGCCGTGGCACCGAACTTTGGGACTATTGTCGTGTGTCGATTCCTGGGCGGGATCAGCTCGGCAGGAGGGTCGGTCACGCTTGGGATGACGGCTGACATGTGGGAGGCAAATGATCAAGGCTATGCCGTTGCATATGTGGTTTTATCATCCGTCGGGGGCTCAACAATTGGTCCCTTCTTTGGAGGAATAATCGGCGAATATCTTTCATGGCACTGGGTGTTCTGGGTGCAACTGATCTTCGGCGGGTTCACGCAAGCCCTGCACTTCTTGATCCCTGAAACACGAGCAACGATCCTCATTGACCGAGAAGCTCGACGCCGCCGCAAAAATGGAGAGGATGTATGGGGCCCAAATGAGCTCAAGGAACCACGGCTGGAGGCAAAGGACGTGCTACGAATTTGGCGCCGACCGTTCGAGATGTTCCTGCGCGAACCAATTGTCCTCTTCCTATCCCTTCTATCTGGCTTTTCGGATGCATTGATTTTCGTCTTTACCGAATCGTTCACCCTCGTGTTCACGCAATGGGACTTCAGTACCCTGGCCGTAGGAATGTCCTTTGGCTCCATTCTAATCGGCTATCTCATTGCCTACTTCATTTTCCTCCCGGATATCTGGCGCCAGCAGCATATTCGGCAATCAGAAGGGTCTGGTTCTCGGCTTGCAGAACGTCGCCTTCTATTGCTACTCTTTATTTGTCCGCTTGAGCCCATCGGCCTTCTGGGATTCGCCTGGACAACCATGGGTCCCGAATACAGCCCCTGGATCGCCCCATGCATCTTCGCCTGCCTAATCGCCATGGCCAATTATGCCATCTACATGGCCACGATCGACTACATGGTCGCCGCCTATGGTCCTTATTCGGCTTCTGCAACCGGGGGAAATGGCTTCGCGCGGGATTTCCTGGCCGGGATTGCTACTATGTATTCAACGCCTATGTATGAGAACATCGGAGACAGACTTCATCTCCAATGGGCGAGTACCTTGCTTGGGTGTATTGGGGTGTTGGTTATGATTCCCATTTACGTCTTTTACTGGAAAGGGCCGGCGATTAGAGCACGGAGCAAGTTTGCTCAGACGCTCGAGGCAGATCGGCAGCAGCATCAGGGTCGTCGGAGTAGCTATCATAAAGGGTATTAG
- a CDS encoding putative MFS transporter (COG:G;~EggNog:ENOG410QDIH;~InterPro:IPR011701,IPR036259;~PFAM:PF07690;~TransMembrane:12 (i66-83o107-125i132-154o166-188i197-217o229-248i290-309o329-347i359-379o391-410i422-445o457-478i);~go_function: GO:0022857 - transmembrane transporter activity [Evidence IEA];~go_process: GO:0055085 - transmembrane transport [Evidence IEA]): MATEAKDQKSYALLTVTPKHDDIEEGQITSTLDEAELFLHEHGISHAQLQEMLSDETRSKKLRRRIDLILLPLLCGTYVLQYIDKQALSYSAVFDLFDNANITSDQYSWLTSIFYFGYLFWEYPASYIAQRLPVGTVISTFVLCWGSILMITASSHNFTGLGICRFLLGCFEAPITPCFMMIVGMWYLRQEQPFRAGCFYCCNGVGAMVGGLITYGIGQIDSFPVWKAVFMICGGATVVWGGVLMVFLPNSILSSKRFTVEEKILLIGRGKQNQTGILNRSIKWYQIREALVDPQVWILFLFTLMNETINGGFANFGKLIIKGLVDSSLLTTALGIPQGAFQVFFILSGSYLSTRFKNIRTIIMALYLIPTVLGISLLWKFPRSENQYGVLFGYYITGSFVSSLVLALQMPSSNMGGYTKRVTSTALVFLAYCIGNIIGPHAFLSDEAPVYPTACKLGLACAVTQIACALGLRVLLVWRNRVKEGEMSVEGMGEEILADLTDFENPRFRYVY, translated from the exons ATGGCCACTGAAGCGAAAGACCAGAAGAGCTATGCTCTATTAACAGTCACTCCAAAGCACGATGACATCGAAGAGGGCCAGATCACCTCGACCCTCGACGAGGCAGAACTCTTCCTCCACGAACATGGCATCTCCCACGCACAATTGCAAGAGATGCTGAGCGACGAGACCAGATCGAAGAAGCTCCGACGACGCATCGACCTTATCCTTCTCCCGCTGCTATGTGGAACGTATGTTCTGCAGTATATCGATAAGCAG GCTCTCTCGTACAGTGCGGTTTTTGATCTTTTCGACAATGCTAATATCACCAGTGATCAGTATAGCTGGCTGACCAGTATTTTCTATTTCG GCTATCTCTTCTGGGAGTATCCGGCCAGTTACATCGCACAGCGTTTACCGGTTGGCACTGTGATTTCTACATTTGT TCTTTGCTGGGGCTCTATCCTCATGATCACAGCTAGCTCCCACAACTTCACCGGGTTAGGAATCTGCCGTTTCTTGCTGGGATGCTTCGAAGCCCCAATCACACCGTGCTTCATGATGATAGTTGGCATGTGGTATTTACGACAAGAACAGCCCTTCCGAGCAGGATGTTTCTACTGCTGCAACGGTGTTGGCGCGATG GTCGGAGGCTTGATTACATATGGCATCGGCCAAATAGATAGCTTTCCCGTTTGGAAAGCCGTGTTTATGATTTGTGGTGGTGCGACAGTTGTCTGGGGTGGTGTTCTCATGGTTTTTCTTCCGAATAGTATTCTCTCATCAAAGAGGTTTACTGTTGAGGAGAAGATTTTACTTATTGGAAGGGGGAAGCAGAATCAGACG GGTATCTTAAACCGCTCGATCAAATGGTACCAAATCCGCGAGGCACTTGTCGATCCCCAAGTCTggattctttttctctttaccCTGATGAATGAAACCATCAACGGAGGGTTTGCCAAT TTCGGAAAACTCATCATCAAAGGCCTTGTCGACAGCTCCCTCCTAACAACAGCATTAGGCATCCCCCAAGGAGCCTTCCaagtcttcttcatcctctcaGGCTCGTACCTCTCAACGCGATTCAAGAACATCCGCACAATCATAATGGCCCTCTACCTGATTCCCACCGTCCTCGGAATAAGCCTCCTCTGGAAATTCCCACGAAGTGAAAACCAATACGGCGTGTTATTCGGTTACTACATT ACAGGGTCATTTGTTTCATCACTTGTCCTCGCCCTCCAAATGCCCTCCAGCAACATGGGTGGCTATACCAAGCGCGTCACCTCAACCgccctcgtcttcctcgcctACTGCATCGGAAACATCATCGGTCCACACGCGTTTCTGTCAGATGAGGCACCTGTGTATCCGACGGCGTGTAAGCTTGGTCTGGCTTGTGCAGTGACCCAGATTGCGTGTGCGTTGGGGTTAAGGGTGTTGCTGGTTTGGAGGAATCGGGTGAAGGAGGGGGAGATGAGTGTTGAGGGGATGGGGGAGGAGATTTTGGCTGATTTGACGGATTTCGAG AATCCGAGGTTTCGATATGTTTATTGA
- a CDS encoding putative extracellular lipase (CAZy:CE10;~COG:I;~EggNog:ENOG410PHQB;~InterPro:IPR019826,IPR019819,IPR002018,IPR029058;~MEROPS:MER0033188;~PFAM:PF00135,PF07859;~SECRETED:SignalP(1-25)), whose product MFSFKMLLLAVLPVILLLGVHNTDGYSVSSGLIAQFQNSASPWIPEPLREFVITRPRVTVKQGTVIGVTLRDTLKSPVDAFRGIPYALPPVGEKRFRPPVAIEASDDVLDASQFGARCPGKQLLKFGGDSRSSEDCLTVNVFRPHGETGDKLPVAVYVHGGAYNRGTSSMHNTASMVGWSEEPFVGVSFNYRVGALGFLPSTVTAEEGVLNLGLRDQLLLLQWVQENIEAFGGDPSQVTLFGLSAGAHSIAHHIMNLDTNGLFHRAIIQSGSATSRAVHPYNARLHEQQFEEFVQETGCANRPASEIMTCLRSQSPETITSASFTIFDRYNPSVRWAFQPVIDGDLIKQRPIDAWHSGKWNRMPILTGFNTNEGTYYVPASMATSEEFTSFFHTLLPAYTEKDLQTINKLYPDPALDTSSIYTETRNISVGAQYKRVEAAYAHYAYACPVRQTATLASTGQEEPIFLYHWALNKTVQGGANHGDQMVYETFNPEVREISESQAEIAGVLHAYFTSFIVRGDPNAVPGRYAHRPVWEAYDASKKSGKKIMIFGKGNDERAGGEGKGVAATMAGDDWSRRECDFWWTKSGMRMSHKLVHL is encoded by the exons ATGTTCTCATTCAAGATGTTGCTGCTGGCAGTGTTGCCGGTGATTCTTCTGCTGGGTGTGCATAACACAGATGGTTATTCAGTGTCGTCGGGGCTTATTGCGCAATTTCAGAATTCGGCTTCGCCATGGATTCCGGAGCCGTTAAGGGAGTTTGTTATCACGAGGCCGAGAGTCACTGTTAAGCAGGGGACGGTGATTGGTGTGACTTTGCGGGATACGCTTAAGAGTCCGGTTGATGCTTTTCGAGGAATTCCGTATGCTCTTCCTCCGGTAGGAGAGAAACGATTTCGTCCTCCAGTCGCAATTGAGGCGTCGGACGATGTTTTGGATGCGAGCCAGTTCGGTGCAAG ATGTCCGGGGAAGCAGCTACTGAAATTCGGCGGCGACAGTCGCTCCAGCGAAGATTGTCTTACCGTCAACGTATTTCGACCTCATGGTGAAACGGGGGACAAACTCCCTGTCGCTGTCTACGTGCACGGTGGTGCCTACAACAGGGGAACTT CATCGATGCACAATACGGCCTCAATGGTGGGATGGTCCGAGGAGCCTTTTGTAGGTGTCAGCTTCAACTATCG TGTCGGAGCCCTTGGTTTCCTCCCGTCGACCGTTACTGCTGAAGAAGGCGTGTTGAATCTCGGACTTCGCGACCAATTACTGCTGCTCCAATGGGTACAGGAGAACATCGAGGCATTTGGCGGTGATCCATCGCAAGTGACGCTGTTTGGACTCTCCGCTGGAGCTCATTCG ATCGCGCATCATATCATGAACCTCGACACAAACGGACTCTTCCACCGCGCGATTATCCAATCCGGATCAGCCACCTCTCGCGCCGTACATCCTTACAATGCACGTCTACACGAGCAGCAATTCGAGGAGTTCGTCCAAGAAACTGGATGCGCGAACCGCCCTGCCTCCGAGATAATGACCTGCCTTCGTAGTCAATCGCCAGAGACCATAACCAGCGCCTCGTTTACCATTTTCGATAGATACAATCCCAGTGTTCGCTGGGCCTTCCAGCCCGTTATTGACGGCGATCTCATCAAACAACGACCTATCGACGCCTGGCACTCTGGAAAATGGAACCGCATGCCTATCTTGACCGGCTTCAACACGAACGAAGGCACATACTACGTTCCGGCGTCGATGGCAACGTCTGAGGAATTCACATCCTTTTTCCATACCCTTCTCCCTGCGTACACCGAAAAAGACCTCCAAACCATCAACAAACTATACCCCGACCCAGCACTCGACACTTCCTCGATCTACACCGAAACAAGAAATATCTCTGTCGGAGCGCAGTACAAACGCGTCGAAGCCGCATACGCACACTACGCATATGCATGCCCAGTTAGACAAACCGCAACGCTCGCCTCAACCGGCCAGGAGGAACCGATATTCCTGTACCACTGGGCACTGAACAAAACCGTCCAGGGCGGCGCCAATCACGGCGACCAGATGGTATACGAGACGTTTAACCCAGAGGTTCGTGAGATATCCGAATCTCAAGCAGAAATCGCTGGGGTGCTGCATGCATACTTCACCTCGTTTATAGTCCGGGGTGATCCGAATGCGGTCCCCGGGCGATATGCGCATCGGCCGGTATGGGAGGCATACGATGCATCGAAAAAATCAGGAAAGAAAATCATGATCTTCGGCAAGGGAAATGATGAGCGCGCTGGAGGCGAAGGCAAAGGCGTTGCGGCAACAATGGCCGGGGATGACTGGAGTCGGAGAGAGTGCGATTTCTGGTGGACGAAGagtgggatgaggatgagtcATAAGCTCGTACATCTATAA
- a CDS encoding uncharacterized protein (COG:S;~EggNog:ENOG410PS4G;~InterPro:IPR012942;~PFAM:PF07985) — protein sequence MDSLDESLKLENDMQKTLKLYNEGKPLFTRAVLEDINHHLEKNKKKVMIKDYLENEHIYDLEVPYWCADTADTVRIKYNGIEALTTLHPDGDKIPWGTRTMTITYGSHYTADNITVEKVRAAFEHQREAWEQSKTCQHLTRQLENFTPGQVVGITKIVGFALGPVTHLDSKSVCGIGPSATNALTQHMALLIIADILKERNGGRDVKCYTQDPINKGVGNEFLKTIGITPLDDPKGFLEVDDKTLVVSIHPNVSVRQVIADLQYPAAMLWDTVEEPVKREWEQKTMDDGHVTWIFPYSTDPVSSRVIRMAEQYNQLPFDDADDWFGKLTWYVRKDA from the exons ATGGATTCCCTAGACGAAAGTTTGAAGCTTGAAAATGACATGCAAAAGACCCTCAAACTCTACAACGAGGGAAAGCCGCTCTTCACCCGTGCCGTGCTCGAAGACATCAACCATCATCtcgaaaaaaacaaaaagaaggTCATGATCAAAGACTACCTGGAAAATGAGCACATCTACGACCTTGAGGTTCCATATTGGTGTGCGGACACCGC GGATACGGTCCGTATAAAGTACAATGGCATTGAGGCCCTGACGACCTTGCATCCGGATGGAGATAAGATTCCATGGGGAACGCGCACCATGACGATTACCTACGGATCTCATTACACAGCCGACAATATCACGGTCGAGAAGGTTAGAGCCGCGTTCGAGCATCAGCGGGAAGCCTGGGAGCAATCCAAAACCTGTCAGCACCTTACACGGCAGCTTGAAAACTTCACCCCGGGTCAGGTGGTTGGTATCACAAAGATCGTTGGGTTTGCTCTTGGTCCGGTTACACATCTCGACTCGAAATCTGTGTGTGGTATTGGACCGTCGGCTACGAACGCACTCACGCAGCATATGGCACTTCTGATTATCGCAGATATTCTTAAAGAGCGTAATGGTGGACGGGATGTTAAGTGCTACACTCAAGACCCAATCAACAAGGGCGTCGGCAACGAATTCTTGAAGACCATTGGCATTACTCCGCTCGACGACCCGAAGGGATTCCTAGAGGTGGACGACAAAACGCTGGTCGTTTCCATCCACCCAAATGTCTCTGTCCGCCAGGTTATCGCCGATCTTCAGTACCCTGCAGCAATGTTATGGGACACCGTTGAGGAGCCAGTGAAAAGAGAATGGGAGCAGAAAACTATGGACGATGGGCATGTCACTTGGATTTT CCCGTACagtactgatcctgtctctTCGAGAGTGATTCGAATGGCCGAACAGTACAACCAGTTGCCATTTGACGATGCGGATGACTGGTTTGGGAAGTTGACGTGGTATGTGAGGAAGGACGCTTGA
- a CDS encoding GNAT family N-acetyltransferase (COG:K;~EggNog:ENOG410QE18;~InterPro:IPR016181,IPR000182;~PFAM:PF13508,PF13673,PF08445,PF00583;~go_function: GO:0008080 - N-acetyltransferase activity [Evidence IEA]) translates to MCIKMSVTIRRARFPEENSQVLGLFAAYAESLGVDLTFQNFQKEVASFPGKYASSQGGALLLAEITDTDSNNNDANADTNRLIGCVGLRYNTPTWCEMKRLYVKPQARRTGAGEKLVAAVIQQAKDLGYEGMRLDTLPDMVAAQKLYRRFGFEIIDKYYDTPLEQTVFMGLRW, encoded by the coding sequence ATGTGCATTAAAATGTCAGTCACGATCAGACGCGCCCGATTTCCCGAAGAGAATTCGCAAGTTCTCGGTCTCTTTGCCGCATATGCCGAATCTCTCGGCGTCGACCTCACCTTCCAGAATTTCCAAAAAGAAGTTGCCTCATTTCCTGGAAAATATGCCTCCTCACAAGGCGGCGCTCTATTACTCGCCGAAATCACCGACACCGATTCAAATAACAACGATGCCAATGCCGATACCAACCGCTTAATCGGCTGTGTCGGCCTCCGCTACAACACACCCACCTGGTGCGAAATGAAACGCCTCTACGTAAAACCCCAAGCCCGGAGAACCGGTGCCGGAGAAAAGCTAGTCGCAGCGGTCATCCAGCAAGCAAAGGATCTCGGATACGAGGGGATGCGACTTGATACACTGCCGGACATGGTAGCAGCGCAGAAACTGTATCGGCGGTTTGGGTTTGAGATCATCGATAAGTATTATGACACGCCGTTGGAGCAGACAGTATTTATGGGGCTGCGGTGGTAG
- a CDS encoding homocysteine S-methyltransferase family protein (COG:E;~EggNog:ENOG410PJWQ;~InterPro:IPR036589,IPR003726;~PFAM:PF02574) translates to MSLPILLLDGGLGTTLGSPPHNITFTSSTPLWSSHLLLSAPSTLTAVHRSFLTVGTDILLTATYQTSFEGFTRTDPKFTRDDAARYMRSAIPLARNAFGTHPDKPVRLALSLGPYGATMSPVAAEYSGLYPEEMNSEDALRKWHGERLRVFAEDDASWGTVEYVAFETVRRPDEVKAIRGTVRDILPRAKERKPWWICGVFPAEEVDEDDVRRWVRAALGDSDSLPRPWGIGVNCTRVVNLGLIVDIMLDELRKLIEQGQLVDEWQTTSGRPWLVLYPDGTQGEEYDPATKEWVQKRTEENPQPWDEAYWDAVKKVKPGDWEGAILGGCCRAGPEHIAALRRRVDRNTRFDKESNV, encoded by the coding sequence ATGTCGCTCccaatcctcctcctcgatgGAGGCCTAGGCACAACCCTCGGTTCCCCTCCCCACAATATCACCTTCACTTCCTCGACACCCCTCTGGTCCTCgcacctcctcctctccgccCCCTCCACTTTAACCGCCGTGCACCGCTCCTTCCTGACCGTCGGAACCGACATTCTCCTCACAGCAACCTACCAAACCAGCTTCGAAGGCTTCACGCGTACAGATCCCAAGTTTACGCGCGATGATGCGGCTCGGTACATGCGCTCTGCGATTCCGCTTGCGCGTAACGCGTTTGGAACACACCCCGATAAACCCGTTCGTCTTGCGCTATCACTAGGTCCGTATGGGGCGACTATGTCGCCTGTCGCTGCGGAGTATTCGGGTCTGTATCCGGAAGAAATGAATAGTGAGGATGCGCTGAGGAAATGGCACGGGGAGCGGCTGAGGGTGTTTGCGGAGGACGACGCATCGTGGGGTACGGTCGAGTATGTGGCGTTTGAGACGGTGAGGAGGCCTGATGAGGTGAAAGCGATACGGGGAACTGTTCGCGATATACTCCCAAGGGCTAAGGAACGGAAGCCATGGTGGATTTGCGGCGTATTTCCGGCAGAAGaggtggatgaggatgatgtccGGCGATGGGTACGTGCTGCGCTGGGTGACTCTGATTCTCTACCCCGTCCCTGGGGTATCGGGGTGAATTGCACCCGTGTAGTGAATCTGGGTCTTATTGTCGATATCATGCTTGATGAACTACGGAAGTTGATCGAGCAGGGCCAGCTTGTGGACGAATGGCAGACGACATCCGGACGGCCATGGCTGGTATTGTATCCTGATGGTACTCAAGGAGAGGAATATGACCCAGCTACGAAGGAATGGGTGCAGAAGAGGACGGAAGAGAATCCACAACCGTGGGATGAGGCTTATTGGGATGCTGTGAAAAAGGTGAAACCAGGGGATTGGGAGGGAGCTATCCTGGGAGGATGTTGTCGGGCTGGACCAGAGCATATTGCGGCATTGCGGCGAAGGGTAGATAGGAATACCAGATTTGACAAAGAGAGTAATGTATAG